CATAGCGAAAGGGCTGCGCCAGGGTCCAGGTGGGAATTGTGTTGGTGCTGTAGCGCTGATGGACCACAGCGAATGAGCTGGTGCAGTGCTCCAAAGTCAGCTCGGGAAAATAGGGCGCTACCTGGGTGCCGGTCAACAGACCTTTGTAGACGATGGTCCTGTTCGACAAGCTGCAGATATAAAAATCATGTGCCTGGTCAGCAGAGAGACCGGCGATGCGCTTTTCGATCACCCGACGGATGACATAGAGCTTGCGTTCGAACTGGCGCAGCGCCACTCGTCCGGCAGCGAGAAAAAACTGCTGCACGACGGGTTGGGAGGATTTAGCCAAATCGCCGAGATGTCCGTCCTGGGTCGGCACGCTGCGCCATCCCAGCAGCTGAGCCCCCTCCTCTTCAACCACCTCTTCTACGATTCGCCGGCATCGGTCTGCAGCGGCAGGGTCTTTAGGCAGAAACGTCATGCCAACGGCATAGCGGCCGGCCTCCGGCAGATCAAATTCGGTGATTTCCGAACGGAACAGCTCATCCGGTATCTGCAGCATGAGCCCGGCGCCGTCGCCGGTGCTGGTGTCGCCGCCCACTGCGCCGCGGTGCTCCAGGTTGATCAGTGTCTGCAGAGCCAGCTGCACGATTTCATGGCGGGCAACGCCGTCCAACCGGGCGAGAAAACCGACCCCGCAGCTGTCATGCTCAAATCGTGGATCATACAACCCTTCCACGGTAACGGATGATGTGTGAGGTATCATCTTATCAGCCTGATGTTAAAATATTCATGCCCTCGAACAGGGCGTTTTACAGCAAGAATTAAAATTGTTTACTGCAAGGGAGATGAGGAGTGTCGATCTCACTGGATTGGTCGGACTCCCGGGGTTTGCCGTCGCCAACGATACAGACAGAAGGCGAGGGTGAGCGGCTTCTTACGGAAGGGCTGAATATGTGCTTTTATTGGCAGCAACAGCTGGTACACCTTTTTTTTATTTTAAACAACCAATATGAGAATATTTAGCAAAAGTGTCAAGAAATTTTTCGAAAAATAACCAAAGCAGAACACATCGCTTTTCATTGAACAACCTTTTTTGGATCAAGCGAAAATTTTCCGCCTGATCCAAATATTTTTCTATTAACGGAAAGATGTCAACGCCGCCGGCAGGGACTCCACTCCATCGGTCGCGCCTTCAGAGTGGAGAGGGAAGACCTGGCGCCGGACCAGGGCGCTGCCCCTGGTCCGACGCACGCCGGCTGTTCAATCCTTATCGGTCTCTTTTCAGACTGCCGCCCCGGGTTCAACGACCTGCCAGGCGGCTTCTTGCTAATGCGTCGCTGTCTCCCCTTCCCCCTGCAGCTTGCGCATTTTGAGCCGATCACCGGTGTCGTCGGCGATCCGGCGATACCAGGAAGCGGGATAGCCGATGTGCTGAACCTTCTTCAACGCATCCTTGGTGTTGCCGTCGAGATATTTGACCAGCAAGTCCTCTCCCAGTTTGCGCCAGCGGGCCACGGTCCGCTCGGTTTGTGCCACGCTATAGTTGGTCAGATAATCGCGCGCAGATTGTGGGGAGATTTTGAAAAGTGCGACAGCCGCGGCATCGATCTCCGGCTGATCGGCGAAAAAGCTGCCCTCCAGCTCACGTTGCACCACCAGAACATCTTGGATCATCTCGCTGTAGCGCGAATAGCAAAAGTTTGCAACCCAGTTGAACACCCAGAAGGCAGAGTCCCAGCTGAATTCTGTAAAAGAGCCGGTGCCCACAGCGAAATGATACGGCGCTCGAAGGATGCCGCAATACATGGGCACATACACCGTCGAATAGGTGTCATCGACGCCGAACCAGAACACGCCGCCCACTGGATCGGGCAGCCAACCGCGTGACTGGGTGACGAAGGAAAAACCGGTCTGCTGAGTGGAAATCGCCCGTTCGTTGAAATAGGTGGTGCTGTCCACTTTCCAGGTCAACGGCCGCCAGCGATAGGGCAATGCATAAGGCCCGGCGCCGACGTCCAGGGACATGTCCAGCGAAGTGCCCTCAAAGTGGTCCCGCATCAAGGCCATGGCGTCCTGGACCGACAGTTTGTTATCCGGTTTGATCCACAACGGCAGCCGTTCAGCCCCGGCCACGCCCTGAACAAAATCTTCATTCCAGTTCATCGAAGGCGCGGCGCGGCGGAACATCGCCCAGACACGCGCTTCGCAAAACCGCACGGCGTCAAAGGTGAGCGGCGCATAGGCATCGCAAAAACTGAACTCCGCATCCGCGCCGGCATAATAGCCCTTTTGTTTGGCGAACGAGATCACATCCGGCGAATAGAGACAGTTGAGCTTGTCGTTCAGCGGGAATCGCCCGATGCGCGCCTGGTTGGCATGGCCGCAGATACAGCCATCCGGAACCCGCTGCGCCACCCATACAGCGCCCTTGCCGCCAGGACCCTTGCCGATCATCTCCATGATCCAGACCTCCTGGGGATCGGCGATGGAAAAGGACTCGCCGCCGCTGCAATAGCCATACTCTGCCACTAAATCGGTCATCACTTTGATGGCCTCGCGCGCGGTCTTGGCGCGTTGCAAAGCCAACGACATCAGGCTGCCATAGTCCACGCCTCCTTGAGGATCCTGCAGCTCCTCGCGGCCGCCGAACGTAGTCTCGCCGATGGCCAGCTGAAATTCGTTCATGTTGCCCACCACCTGATAGGTTCGGCCTGCCTGGCGGATTTTGCCGAGATATTTTCCCGAATCCCAGTCATAGACATCGACCAGCGAACCCTCCGCGTGGACTCCGCGGGGCAGGAACACCAGCTCGCCGTAAAGCGTGTGCGAATCTGCAGAATAGGTAATCATGGTGGAACCGTCCACCGACGCGCCTTTGCTGACCATCAGATTGGTGCAGGCCCAGGCGCTCACACTGCTCAGCCACACCATCCAGATGAACATCATGCTCTTTTTCATATCCGTTTCCTTTACTCGTTTGAACCAAGCCAGCGGTAAATTAGGAAAATTTCACCATTTTTACAACAGGATCGTCCGCTCTGGGCTCAGGCGGCCTGAGATCAGCCAAGACCGCTAATTACGCCAGGCCTATTAAAATTCTGTTTAAAAATCGCATTTTGTTGTGTATATTCTTTAAATGAGGGATCAACCAGTCGACGCAGGCTTTTATGAAAATTTTACTTTTTGACATCGACGGCACACTTTTGCTCACCGGCGGCGCCGGATTGCGCGCCATGAATCGCGCATTCGTTCATCTCTATGGAATTGAAGAAAAATTCAGCGGCAAGAATCTGGCCGGCCGAACCGATACTTCGATCTTCCGCGACGCAGCAGAGGAATGTGGGTTCCCCTATGACGCCGACTCCCTGGAGGAGTTCAAAGAGGAGTATTTTGCCGTGCTGCCCCAGGAGCTGAACCCGCCGGCACGGGACAAACGGCTGATGCCGGGGGTGCAGGAACTGCTCACCGCGCTGACCGCCTGCGAAGACGTTTACCTCGGCCTGCTCACCGGCAACTGGCAGAAAAGCGGCTATCTCAAGTTGGCCGCCTTTGGCCTGGATCGCTTTTTTCCCTTTGGCGCCTTTTCCGATGATTCGGAAATCCGGATGGACTTGCTGCCCTACGCAGTACGTCGCTTTCAGTTCAAATACAACCTTAAACCTGAGCCGCAGAACATCTTTGTCATCGGCGACACGCCCAGCGACATTCAATGCGCCAAACCTTACGGCGCAGTATCCGTGGCTGTGGCCGCGGCCCATTATAAGGAAAAAGATCTCAAACCCTTTCAGCCGGATTATATTCTGGCTGATTTTACCGATCTGGACGCGGCGCTGCGGATTTTAGCATGACCCAAGGGCTTTCAGCAGCCTGCTGTCCACCGATG
The sequence above is a segment of the bacterium genome. Coding sequences within it:
- a CDS encoding HAD hydrolase-like protein — its product is MKILLFDIDGTLLLTGGAGLRAMNRAFVHLYGIEEKFSGKNLAGRTDTSIFRDAAEECGFPYDADSLEEFKEEYFAVLPQELNPPARDKRLMPGVQELLTALTACEDVYLGLLTGNWQKSGYLKLAAFGLDRFFPFGAFSDDSEIRMDLLPYAVRRFQFKYNLKPEPQNIFVIGDTPSDIQCAKPYGAVSVAVAAAHYKEKDLKPFQPDYILADFTDLDAALRILA
- a CDS encoding dipeptidase; protein product: MKKSMMFIWMVWLSSVSAWACTNLMVSKGASVDGSTMITYSADSHTLYGELVFLPRGVHAEGSLVDVYDWDSGKYLGKIRQAGRTYQVVGNMNEFQLAIGETTFGGREELQDPQGGVDYGSLMSLALQRAKTAREAIKVMTDLVAEYGYCSGGESFSIADPQEVWIMEMIGKGPGGKGAVWVAQRVPDGCICGHANQARIGRFPLNDKLNCLYSPDVISFAKQKGYYAGADAEFSFCDAYAPLTFDAVRFCEARVWAMFRRAAPSMNWNEDFVQGVAGAERLPLWIKPDNKLSVQDAMALMRDHFEGTSLDMSLDVGAGPYALPYRWRPLTWKVDSTTYFNERAISTQQTGFSFVTQSRGWLPDPVGGVFWFGVDDTYSTVYVPMYCGILRAPYHFAVGTGSFTEFSWDSAFWVFNWVANFCYSRYSEMIQDVLVVQRELEGSFFADQPEIDAAAVALFKISPQSARDYLTNYSVAQTERTVARWRKLGEDLLVKYLDGNTKDALKKVQHIGYPASWYRRIADDTGDRLKMRKLQGEGETATH